A genome region from uncultured Desulfovibrio sp. includes the following:
- the moaC gene encoding cyclic pyranopterin monophosphate synthase MoaC, with amino-acid sequence MESAFSHMDAHGNVCMVDVGHKAATRRVAIAEAVVRLSPRTMELLRQSALPKGDVLTCAKIGGIMAAKRTAELIPMCHPLGLSYVDVRFVVDAAACTVRILTEARTSGPTGVEMEAIVAAQMAAATIYDMCKAVQRDIVIERVRLLRKDGGKSGLFEVPDADLPEDMDRESRA; translated from the coding sequence ATGGAAAGCGCTTTTTCCCATATGGATGCGCACGGCAATGTCTGCATGGTTGATGTGGGGCACAAGGCGGCCACCCGGCGGGTGGCCATTGCCGAGGCCGTGGTTCGTCTGTCTCCCCGGACCATGGAGCTGCTGCGGCAATCGGCCCTGCCCAAGGGCGATGTGCTCACCTGTGCCAAGATCGGCGGCATCATGGCCGCCAAGCGCACGGCGGAACTCATTCCCATGTGCCACCCGCTGGGTCTGAGCTATGTGGATGTGCGCTTTGTGGTGGATGCCGCCGCCTGCACGGTGCGCATCCTTACCGAAGCCCGCACCAGCGGCCCCACGGGCGTGGAGATGGAAGCCATCGTGGCCGCCCAGATGGCCGCGGCCACCATCTATGATATGTGCAAGGCCGTGCAGCGCGACATCGTCATCGAGCGGGTGCGCCTGCTGCGCAAGGACGGCGGCAAGAGCGGCCTGTTCGAGGTGCCGGATGCGGACCTGCCGGAGGACATGGACCGGGAGAGCCGTGCATGA
- the lgt gene encoding prolipoprotein diacylglyceryl transferase → MNMPAIDPVALSIGPLQLRWYGLMYLFAFAGGWLLARWRASRPGSGWNARDVDDLLTFVMLGVILGARLGYVLFYDLPAYVQDPLEVLRLWNGGMSFHGGLLGVVAAFWYFSRTRHRPFLNVADFIAPLVPQGLFFGRMGNFINGELWGKPTDLPWGMVFPGAGPWPRHPSQLYEGLLEGLVLFVVLWIFASRPRKAGAVSGLFALLYGLFRFAVEFVRVPDVQLGYLAFGWLTMGQVLCLPLILVGLWLLCRKAPAPASAQG, encoded by the coding sequence ATGAACATGCCCGCCATTGATCCCGTGGCGCTCAGCATTGGTCCGCTGCAACTGCGCTGGTACGGCCTCATGTATCTCTTTGCCTTTGCGGGCGGCTGGCTGCTGGCCCGCTGGCGTGCCTCCCGCCCCGGATCGGGCTGGAATGCCCGCGATGTGGATGACCTGCTGACCTTTGTCATGCTGGGCGTCATTCTGGGGGCGCGGCTGGGCTATGTTCTCTTCTATGACCTGCCGGCCTATGTGCAGGACCCGCTGGAAGTGCTGCGGCTCTGGAACGGCGGCATGTCCTTTCACGGGGGCCTGCTGGGCGTGGTGGCCGCCTTCTGGTATTTCTCGCGCACGCGGCACCGGCCCTTTCTCAACGTGGCGGACTTCATTGCGCCGCTGGTGCCGCAGGGTCTGTTTTTCGGCCGCATGGGCAATTTCATCAATGGCGAACTCTGGGGCAAGCCCACGGACCTGCCATGGGGCATGGTCTTTCCCGGCGCCGGCCCGTGGCCGCGTCACCCCTCGCAGCTGTACGAGGGCCTGCTGGAAGGGCTTGTGCTCTTTGTGGTGCTCTGGATCTTTGCCTCCAGGCCACGCAAGGCCGGCGCCGTGTCCGGCCTGTTTGCCCTGCTGTACGGCCTGTTCCGCTTTGCCGTGGAATTTGTGCGCGTGCCCGACGTGCAGCTGGGCTATCTGGCCTTCGGCTGGCTGACCATGGGGCAGGTGCTCTGCCTGCCGCTGATCCTTGTGGGTCTCTGGCTGCTCTGCCGCAAGGCGCCTGCGCCGGCATCCGCACAGGGATAG
- the infA gene encoding translation initiation factor IF-1, with the protein MAKEGSIEVDGVVQEALPNAMFRVELENGHEVLAHISGKMRKFYIRILPGDRVKVELSPYDLTRGRITYRMK; encoded by the coding sequence ATGGCTAAAGAAGGTTCAATTGAAGTTGATGGTGTGGTGCAGGAAGCCCTCCCCAATGCCATGTTCCGGGTGGAACTGGAAAACGGGCACGAGGTGCTGGCCCACATTTCCGGCAAGATGCGCAAGTTCTATATCCGTATCCTGCCCGGTGACCGCGTGAAGGTGGAGCTTTCTCCCTACGATCTGACGCGCGGCCGCATCACCTACCGCATGAAGTAG
- a CDS encoding phosphatidylglycerophosphatase A, translating to MAPWCILAFCRLGFAGLSPRAPGTCGTALACVLAPWLFLPLPLWGRVLLLALLFVLGSLAGTQAEQILGRSDPGEVVIDELVGVWLALLPFAQGESRTDWVLLLAAFLLFRLFDILKPWPVHAAERWLPGGWGIMLDDVVAGGMALLCLALLRWCGVV from the coding sequence ATGGCCCCGTGGTGTATTCTGGCCTTTTGCCGTCTGGGTTTTGCCGGCCTCTCGCCCCGTGCGCCCGGCACCTGCGGCACGGCGCTGGCCTGTGTGCTGGCGCCCTGGCTTTTTCTGCCCTTGCCCCTGTGGGGGCGCGTGCTGCTGCTGGCCCTGCTGTTTGTGCTGGGGAGTCTGGCCGGTACGCAGGCCGAGCAGATTCTGGGGCGCAGCGATCCCGGCGAAGTGGTCATTGACGAGCTGGTGGGCGTCTGGCTGGCTCTTCTGCCCTTTGCCCAGGGTGAATCGCGGACAGACTGGGTCTTGCTGCTGGCGGCCTTTCTGCTCTTCCGGCTTTTTGACATTCTCAAGCCGTGGCCCGTGCATGCGGCGGAACGCTGGCTGCCCGGCGGCTGGGGCATCATGCTTGATGACGTGGTGGCCGGCGGCATGGCGCTGCTTTGCCTGGCCCTGCTGCGCTGGTGCGGTGTGGTCTAG
- a CDS encoding DUF4405 domain-containing protein, with protein sequence MLRKIVSLTVFISFLLLIISSVMLYIVPEGRVAYWADWHVLFTKAQWADLHITGGALFLCAGLWHTVLNWKAIVAYARGSMAGGRRSRVALTAAVIICVVVYEGTLLGLPPMKQLVDLNDAVKAYQARKYGEPPFGHAETSTLKQFSAFLGLDCERLLHAMNDAGFTGNPAPESIFRDIAAANGMTPQELFAFIMQRTGAVMPARGGGRGQKNAAE encoded by the coding sequence ATGCTGCGCAAAATCGTTTCCCTGACGGTGTTCATTTCCTTTCTGCTGCTCATCATCAGCTCCGTCATGCTCTACATTGTTCCCGAAGGGCGTGTAGCCTACTGGGCAGACTGGCACGTGCTCTTTACCAAGGCCCAGTGGGCCGATCTGCACATTACCGGCGGCGCGCTGTTTTTATGCGCGGGGCTGTGGCATACGGTGCTCAACTGGAAGGCCATTGTCGCCTATGCCCGGGGCAGCATGGCCGGGGGACGGCGCAGCCGGGTGGCCCTGACCGCGGCGGTGATCATCTGCGTGGTGGTTTACGAGGGAACCCTGCTGGGCCTGCCGCCCATGAAGCAGCTGGTGGACCTTAATGATGCCGTCAAGGCCTATCAGGCCAGAAAATACGGGGAACCGCCGTTCGGCCATGCGGAAACCAGCACGCTGAAACAGTTCAGTGCTTTTCTGGGCCTGGATTGTGAGCGCCTGCTGCACGCCATGAACGACGCCGGCTTCACGGGCAATCCTGCGCCGGAGAGCATTTTTCGGGATATTGCCGCGGCCAATGGCATGACCCCGCAGGAGCTGTTTGCCTTCATCATGCAGCGCACGGGCGCGGTCATGCCTGCGCGCGGTGGCGGCAGAGGGCAGAAAAACGCGGCGGAGTAG
- a CDS encoding sulfite exporter TauE/SafE family protein — MLVSIIIYCVLGACAGVLAGLLGVGGGIVIVPMLVFTFGWLNFPPEHIMLLALGTSLGSIVFTSISSSLSHSRRGAVDWRAMLRISPGILLGTFCGSHVAAHIPKQALQIIFVVFLVYVVSQMFLGKKPKASRELPGTLGMSAAGLVIGGISSLVGIGGGTLSVPYLMWHNVEMHRAVGTSAAIGFPIALSGFFGYMLAGLSAQNLPPYAAGYVYLPALVCLVTCSMLTAPLGVRISHSLPVPKLKRCFAILLLCVGAKMLLDIF; from the coding sequence ATGCTCGTATCCATCATCATCTACTGTGTGCTGGGGGCCTGTGCCGGGGTGCTGGCCGGGCTGCTGGGCGTAGGCGGCGGCATCGTCATCGTGCCCATGCTGGTCTTTACCTTCGGCTGGCTGAACTTCCCGCCGGAACACATCATGCTGCTTGCGCTGGGCACATCGCTGGGCAGCATTGTCTTTACCTCCATCTCCAGCTCCCTGTCCCACAGCCGGCGCGGCGCCGTGGACTGGCGCGCCATGCTGCGCATCAGCCCCGGCATCCTGCTGGGCACCTTCTGCGGCTCGCATGTGGCCGCCCACATTCCCAAGCAGGCCCTGCAGATCATCTTTGTGGTCTTTCTGGTCTATGTGGTGTCGCAGATGTTTCTGGGCAAAAAGCCCAAGGCCAGCCGGGAGCTGCCCGGCACCCTGGGCATGAGCGCCGCCGGTCTGGTCATCGGCGGCATTTCCAGCCTGGTGGGCATTGGCGGCGGCACGCTTTCCGTGCCCTATCTCATGTGGCACAATGTGGAGATGCACCGGGCCGTGGGCACATCCGCCGCCATCGGCTTTCCCATTGCCCTGTCGGGCTTTTTCGGCTACATGCTGGCCGGCCTTTCCGCCCAGAACCTGCCCCCCTATGCGGCGGGCTATGTCTATCTGCCGGCCCTGGTCTGCCTGGTGACGTGCAGCATGCTCACGGCGCCCCTCGGCGTGCGCATTTCCCACAGCCTGCCCGTGCCCAAGCTCAAGCGTTGCTTTGCCATTCTGCTGCTCTGCGTGGGCGCCAAGATGCTGCTGGACATCTTTTAG
- the tyrS gene encoding tyrosine--tRNA ligase has product MIDIDRQMAIIKRGAAELIDEKELRKKLERGTPLRVKVGFDPTAPDLHFGHTVVMHKMRHFQELGHTVIFLIGDFTGRIGDPTGRSETRPPLTEEQVVANAETYKKQLFKILDPEKTLVEFNSHWLGKMDAADFIRLCSRYTVARMMERDDFEKRYREQRAISIHEFLYPLCQGYDSVALKADVEMGGTDQKFNLLVGRTLQAQYGMESQCILTVPLLEGLDGVRKMSKSYGNYIGIDEPPSEMFGKVMAVSDDLMWRYYELLSSKTLEEISALREDVAQGRVHPKAAKEMLAAEMVSRYHSPQAAEEARMGFNAVFAGGGVPDDAPTYSCPQGEDSTPPAFLEAAGLVKSRGEAKRLIKEGALSIDGTRCDDAVSPLGAGEYVIKLGKKRFLRLTVTA; this is encoded by the coding sequence ATGATTGATATCGACCGGCAGATGGCCATCATCAAGCGCGGTGCGGCCGAACTGATCGACGAGAAGGAACTGCGCAAGAAGCTGGAGCGCGGTACGCCCCTGCGCGTGAAGGTGGGCTTTGACCCCACGGCCCCGGACCTGCATTTCGGGCATACGGTGGTGATGCACAAGATGCGTCATTTCCAGGAGTTGGGCCATACGGTTATTTTCCTCATCGGCGATTTCACGGGCCGTATCGGCGACCCCACGGGCCGTTCCGAAACGCGCCCCCCGCTCACCGAGGAACAGGTGGTGGCCAATGCCGAAACCTACAAGAAGCAGCTTTTCAAGATTCTTGATCCGGAAAAGACGCTGGTGGAATTCAATTCCCACTGGCTGGGCAAGATGGATGCGGCGGACTTCATCCGCCTGTGTTCCCGCTATACCGTGGCCCGCATGATGGAACGAGACGACTTTGAAAAGCGCTATCGTGAGCAGCGGGCCATCTCCATTCACGAATTTCTCTATCCGCTCTGCCAGGGCTATGACTCCGTGGCCCTCAAGGCCGATGTGGAAATGGGCGGTACGGACCAGAAGTTCAATCTGCTGGTGGGGCGCACCCTTCAGGCCCAGTACGGCATGGAAAGCCAGTGTATTCTGACCGTGCCCCTGCTGGAAGGGCTGGACGGCGTGCGCAAGATGTCCAAGAGCTACGGCAACTATATCGGCATTGACGAGCCGCCGTCGGAAATGTTCGGCAAGGTCATGGCCGTGTCCGATGATCTCATGTGGCGCTACTACGAGCTGCTGTCTTCCAAGACGCTGGAAGAAATCAGCGCCCTGCGGGAAGATGTGGCCCAGGGCCGCGTGCATCCCAAGGCTGCCAAGGAAATGCTGGCCGCCGAAATGGTCAGCCGCTATCACAGCCCCCAGGCCGCCGAAGAGGCCCGCATGGGCTTCAATGCGGTCTTTGCCGGCGGCGGCGTGCCGGATGATGCTCCCACCTACAGCTGCCCCCAGGGTGAAGACAGCACGCCCCCGGCCTTTCTTGAGGCAGCCGGGCTGGTCAAGAGCCGTGGCGAGGCCAAGCGCCTCATCAAGGAAGGCGCCCTGTCCATTGACGGCACGCGCTGTGATGATGCCGTCAGCCCCCTGGGGGCCGGCGAATACGTCATCAAGCTGGGGAAGAAGCGTTTTCTGCGCCTGACCGTGACGGCCTGA